From the Simplicispira suum genome, the window GTCGCCCAGAAAATTCTGTGGCCACCAGCCAAAATGGCTCAGATCAAAGCAGAAATGAAACACCGTCATCCACACCATGGCCAGGCCACGCAAGGCGTCGATGGCGGCGTAGCGCTGGAGGTGGCTGGCAGAACGTTCGGGCATGCAGGGCAGGCTCAGTCTTGGCGTGGCATTGGGACAACGATTCTCGCGCAGCCATGAAAAAAGGACTTGCAGCGCGTGCTGCAAGTCCTCGGTTCGGTGGTCGGAGCGGCGGGATTCGAACTCGCGACCCTCTGCTCCCAAAGCAGATGCGCTACCAGGCTGCGCTACGCTCCGACAGCTAGTATTCTAACCTGCAGATTTCTTTCAAATTGCCGCAAACGGCCAGTACATGAAAAGAAATTCAGGCAGCAAATACTGGTTTGCTAGCGCGACGGGCCCGGACCCCGGCCCGCGAGATGGCGGAACGTGATGCGGCCCTTGGTCAAGTCGTAGGGCGAGAGTTCAAGCGACACCTTGTCGCCCGCGAGGATGCGAATATGGTGCTTGCGCATCTTGCCGCCGGTGTAGGCGATCAGTTGGTGCCCGTTCTCCAGCGTCACGCGAAAGCGCGAATCGGGCAACACCTCGGTCACACTGCCCTGCATTTCGATCAGTTCTTCTTTGGCCATTTTCAATCTCTGGTAAACGATTCAATCCGCCCGCTGGCATGGTCCCCAGCGTCATTGCCAGGAGCGGGCTGCTACAGCGTGCACTGTCCGTTCGGTAAGAACAGACGCGCTGTGCATTGCGGTCGGGGGGTTGCTGCACCCGCAGCGCAGCTCGGTAGGAAGGCCGGCGTGACGGCTTCAATGGACAGGCGGGGGCGCAGGCCCTTAGCCAGTCAATTGTAGCGTGACACGCTCGCCTTGACTACATGGCGTGCCGCACCGCTCTATAGAATGGCCCGCCATACCTGCACTTGACTCCTTGCCATGTCCGATTCGTTTGCTGTTTCTCTCCAGTACCTGCTGCCCAAGCAGGCGCTGACCGTGCTGGCCGGCAAGATGGCCTCGGCCCGCGCGGGTTGGTTCACCACCGCCCTGGTGCGTGCCTTCATCTCACATTACGACGTGGACATGACCGAGGCCGAGCATGCGGACCCGTCTGCCTACCCCAGTTTCAACGCCTTTTTCACCCGCGCATTGCAAGCAGGCGCACGCCCGATTTCGGCCGCCGAATGGGCCTGCCCGGTGGATGGCTCCATCAGCCAGTTCGGCGCCATTGAGCAAGATCAGATCTTCCAGGCCAAGGGCCACCACTACTCCACCACCGCGCTGCTGGGCGGCGATGCGGCGCTGGCCGCGCGTTTCACCAATGGCCACTTCGCCACCCTCTACCTGAGCCCGCGCGACTACCACCGCATCCACATGCCGTGCGCTGGCAGGCTCGTCCGCATGGTGCATGTGCCAGGTGACTTGTTCTCGGTCAACCCAGCCACCGCACGTGGCGTGCCGGGCCTGTTT encodes:
- the infA gene encoding translation initiation factor IF-1: MAKEELIEMQGSVTEVLPDSRFRVTLENGHQLIAYTGGKMRKHHIRILAGDKVSLELSPYDLTKGRITFRHLAGRGPGPSR